Genomic DNA from Haloplanus aerogenes:
TCCGTGAGAGAGAACGCCGTGAACGACACGCTCGCGCGGATAATCTCGTCGGGGAGTGACGCGTCGATCAACCCGACGAGGCCGTCCCTGAAGGCCCACAGCGGTTTGAGGAACGTGACGCCGATACCCTGGATGAAGCCGATTACTTCCAGGATGATCGCGTACGAGACGCCCCCCAAGCCGTACTGTTCGATGAGGCCGACGAGGCCGACGCTGGAGACGATACCGGCCGCGGTTTTCGCCGTCGTGCGGGCGGAGGAGTCGGCCATGCCGAATCACCCCATCCTGGACCGGAGGCCGAAGAACCCGAGGATACCCGTGAACACGGCCATGACTGACGCGAACACTCCCCCGAACCCGCCGCCTCCTCCGCCGTTCTCCAACGCAACAGCGCCGCCGCCGCTGGAGGACTGGACCGCCTCAACCTCGTCCGAAGTGACGAGGATTTCCGCCTCGTAGGCCCGGACGACGCCCGCCTGGGGCGACGACGCCAGCGTTACCGTGTTTCCGAGGGAGTCGTACGACCCCGTGTGCGTCGTCCAGGAGTCGTCAGAAATGTCCGAAAACTCCGTGTCCTCGACGCCGGAGGCCGTCCGCACCGTCGCGTAGCGGGCGGCCGGGACGGCCGTCTCGTCGTGCCACGTCAGCCCCGTATGCTGGAGGTCGTAGCCGGTCGGAACGACCGCCTTCCCCTGCTGGACGAGTTTCCGGTCGTACCCCGCGTACTGGGTCGCCTCGACGAGCCGCCAGCGGAACGACTCCGACCCGTCGCCCAGCGTGTACCGCATGGGCATCGACAGGTCGTAGATCACCGCCTCGTCCGTCTTGAGGTCGGAGGACAGCGTGTCGAGGCCCGTCACGGTGAACGAACCCGGCCCCGGCGTGTAGCGGTCCACGCGCTCCTCGCTGTCCGTGTCCTCGTTGTTCAGGTACGACCCGAACTTCCACCGGGCCATCTTCTCGACGTTCAGCGCCGTCAGAACGACCGACGCGTCCGCCTCGCTGATCCGGATCTCGACCTCCTGGACGGAGTCGAACGACCCGTCCCCGTTCGCGACCGTCGCGAGGTCGCCCAGCCGCTGCTGAACCACGTAGCCGTTCCCCGTCGCGGCCGCGAACACGTCCGCGTTCGACGTGTCTCCCGACGGGTCGGCCTTCACGACCTTCTCGTCCCCGTCTCCGTCGCGGGCGACAAGTTCGACGACCGACCCCGACGCGAGGGAGTTCACGTTCACGACCGCCTGGAGGTGTCGTTTCTCGACGCTGTCCTCCACGGATACGTCCGTGAACGTGGCTTTGACCGTCTCGCCCGACGCCACGGAGGAGGTCGACACGTCCAGCGCGTACTCCACGTCGACGTTCGCGTCCGTGACGGAGATCGTCCCGTTCGTCGCGCCGGTCGTGCCCCAGTGCGTCGCCTCCAGCGCCCGCACCGGGTCGTCCGTCTCCCCGTCTCCGTCCGCGTCGTACTGTTCGCCCCGCGGGAAGGCGTAGAGGTCCGGGGCCTCGACCTTGTCCGCCCGGATCGACACGACGTTCTCCGTGTCCTCGCGCGGCACGTAGCCGCCGAGGCTGTCCTTCTCCCCACTGTCGTTTTCGTACGCCGTCAGCGCCGCGTCGTCCGTCCCCCACTTCAGGCGGTGTTTCGCCTTCGTCAGCGTGTCCTCCGCGAAGTAGGGGTTCTGGACGAAATCGCTGTCCCACGCGAGGCCGTCGCGGCCGGTTTGCCACTCCGTCGACTCCTGGGCGCTGGCGACTCCGGTCGCCGCCCCAGCCGTCGAGGCCGCGACGACGCCCACGTTCCCGAGGAACCGACGCCGGGAGAGTTCGTTCGTAGACTGTTCCGCGTTCGTGTCCCCGTTCGGGGACTGGGTTTTCGCGGTCATAGTCGACCGTCGACCCACACCGGGCCGATAGACCGGCCGTGCTATCGCCTCGGGAAATGACCTCGCCTGAGTCCCATCCCTCGCTCCCGAAGTGGCTACGCCGTGTATCCGAGGCTACCTTTTATCACACCCCGACGGCACGCGGCGCTCATGCAGGTGTTACAACAGAAGAACCTCAGTGGCGTCGTGACGATTCCGAAGGAACACTTGGAGCGCGACGGTGTCCTGGAGGACGGGGAGTTCCCCGACGAACAGAACCTCGTCGTCGATCGGGTCGGGCGACAGCAGTACCTCGTGCGGATGGTCGAGGGTGGAGACGTGCCGGATTTGGAGGAGGCGGAGGTGGTTCAAAGAGTGGCTGCGAAGGTGGCCTTGGAGCGAGATTTGTCACACTCCACCGAAAGGAAAGAGTAACCGTAGATAGACTTATGCATAATCCATGCCAGTCGGTCGATATTTTCGCGGGTTAACCGCGTATGATTTACTCGGGAATCTAGTTCCGGGGACGATTCTTCTTATCATGACAATGGGGTTTCTTCCTTCCCCACCAATTCCTGAATCCCTCGGAGAATACGGTCTGTTTACCATTATCGCATTCTCCTTGGGTTCGATTATCCAAGAATACGCATCAAAGGCGGTAGGTGATCGGAAACATTTCGATGAAACAATCGACACGGTCGAACAACTACCAAATACGATTGCAGGGAGCGAAGAGGACGAGGAAGAAAATGAGACAGAACCTGAGGAGGACGAGGGAGAAGATGAGGCAGAACCTGAGGAAGATCGGCGTCTTCGTGATAAAATAAAGCAGGTGGTTTGGTGGGCATTACATCCAGTGATCGGCCCCCTCTTTGGATGGTGGCGTCCAAAAAGAGGGGAAAAGTTGGAGGATTCTATCTTAGCGAATCGAATTTGGCAGCATCTCGTAGACACCTACGAGATTCCTTTCAGGACAGATTCTTACGGTGTATTATACCACATAATGTCGAGTAAAGTGGACGATAGTCGCTCACCGGGTCGAGCAACCCGAATACAGGCGATCCGGAACTTCCATCGAGGAATGTGGATCACAGCGTGGTATTCCTCTGTACTCCTTATCATATCAATATATTTGAAACGTTATTTTGCTGGGGAAACAATTCCCCCATTCGGAATAGAGTACGTTGAATCTGCTTACTTCGTCTACTGGACACCTCTTTGGCACGTAGTTGTGATTAGCCTGATCAGCGTCTTTGTCTTCTGGTATCTCTTCGAATCAGCAGAGGAGGACTATATCGAATATCTGTTCGTGGATTATGCTGTAGCGGTTGGGGACAGCGAGAATGCAGTTACATTCACTCAAGAGGAGGACATCGTGATTGCTGGCGATTTAACCGCAAATATCGGAGGGTCTTCACTCCGCACACTGGATGATCAGGAAAGCGGACCAGATGACAAATCAGGCTAAACCGGGAACGCGATCTGGAGCAGCCCCGTCGTTTCCACAGAAGTCAGAGATACGCCAATCAGGACGCTGTTCACTATCGCTAACCAGAATCAACTCCTTCACATCTCCTACAGATAGGTTTTGAACCTGCTTCTGGATGTTCTCTGAATACTCGGAGTCGTGGACAGGAACCGAAACTCGAATGCCTTGGTCCCCACCCTCCAAGATTTCCAGCCAGAGGTGGTTGTTCTGTCGTCCGACCACCTCGTATGGAGCAGGCTCTGTTTCTAACATACCTAGGTACTCTAGCCAAGGGAGCAATAAACTTTCTCGTAGATTCTAGTGGTGGAACCGTCGTATACAACCTAGTGGTGGAACTAACGTATACAATCTAGTGGTGGGACCATCGTGTAGAACCCTGGGTTCACGCGGAGATGTTCACGCTTCACCGGGTTTCTCCATTTGTGACCACACCGGCCGCCGTCGAGGTCGCGACGACCCCACGAAACCGTTCCCACATCACTACTTAAACGGGGGTCGCGCCGGGTAGATCGACGCGCCGACCCACCTACCCTTCATAAAGAACTCCCGTTCCAGTTACTCCCGAAACACGGTTTCCCCCTTCAGCCGGGGGTTTCTAGACCCCCCGTAGTCACACGCGCTTATATGGGTCGAGATTACATCCGACTCCGGTCGAACCGTGAACGCGAGAAGTTGCTGGCTGAAGCGAAGGAAGTCCTCGACGAGGACCAAGACAGCAAGGCCATCGACGCCGCGCTCCGGCACCTCGTGGAGTCGCACGGGAATCTGGAGGAGATGAAGCGGGACTTGACGCCGGATCAGGCCGAGGCGCTGAGTACGAGCGAGTTGAGTTTGACTATGTATCCGCAGGTCCGGCGATAACCCGAGCCGATTCCGAATAACAATGAAGTCGATTCTTCTGAAATGGAAGTTCGATGATTCTCAGTAACTACCGTAGGCTTCCGTGTGAATAATCGAATCACACTTTGGGCAGATCCAATCTGTATATTGTAACTGGGGTCCCTCTCGTTCTTCCGTTTCCCAGTCAGTGCTACTGGAGGGAGTATATGAGCAATTTTGACAGTCGATTGTCTCCAACTTTTCAACTAGATCTGCTATCTCAACAAAAGCGAGAGTCGTTGCAACTCCTTTTGAACCGGGTTTAGAGTACGTTTCTGTTGTGATTAGAGTATTCTCTGGGGAAAACGGTCCCTCGTAGGCGGTCGCAACTGATGCAGCTATTGTCACCTCTGAGACTTGACCCACAGTATGTAACTCGTCTCTTACCCTACTAGGGTCAACGTCAGCAGAGTATTGTCCGGGTCCATCACCAGGTTGCACATCAACGACTTTTCTTGTGTCTGTCTCCCATGATACTCGAACCATATCGGAGACAGAGAACCGCTAGTCTTCTATGTTTTGGTGGCGCTTAAAAAAGGGGAATTTGGATTGATCGAGCCGGGTTGATTTCGAAGGGCTCTGGAAAACTGCTCTACAGCAGTTCGTCCTTGATGAGTCGGAGCCCCTTCGTCGTCATCCGATAGCGGTTAGGGTTCGAAGCGACCTGGAGGACTCGGTGTCCTACGGCACTGTTGACACGGTCGCACACGAAGCTCCATTCAGGAAGCCGGTCTTCCGGTATCTTGATCGAGACACCGTGACGGTCCGCTACCTGCGCCACAAGATCCGCGATCTCGCTAGGCGTAACTGCGGTGACTTGGTCCCCGGCGTCCTCATCTGCTTCAGTGTCGATGATGAAGCGGTTCGTACCGCCTTGTTCCGTCTTGTGGAGGTAACCGTCCTCCTCGACGATTGTATTGAGAAGGCTTGTCGTCGTCTGGAGAGTAGCCTCCTCTTCTTCGTCCTCCTCTCCGATGAGGTGACCCACGTCGTTGTAGTAGAGGTGGGCGTTTAGCTGGCTACGAGCGAACTCCGCTTGTCCCAAGTCACTAGCGGTGACTTTGAGGAGCTTCGTTCGCTTCTCGGTCAGGTCGTCCGGTTGGGTGAGGCCTTTGGACATAGTTGGCTCTCCATCCCGATCACGGCAACATTCAAGACGTGCCCCACCCAACCACTGGTGGAGGCAACAGTCTCGTCTGTTGCCCGTCGGGCGTGCTGCGGTGCCGACCCGGTACCCACCGAAAGTCTCCCAGGACCGTGATGGGTGCAAACGGGTCGAGCGTCCGACCGATCTTCTACAGCCGACCGATCTTCACATTACACCAATACCCCCCCTAGGTAAAAAGAATTATGACAATCGAAAGCCACAATGCGGCCGGAAAGACTATCAGCAATTGTCCTATAGGTGGATACAGACTATGAATTTCGATTCGATTGCCAAAGAAGGCGAAAGCAGGGATCGAGGAATATTAACCCCAGATGACAGGAAATACCTTCGCGGGGAAAAAGAATACAGTAGTAAACAGTCCGAGATTGACGCTCGATATCGCATTCGAAAGAGAATCAAGAATGCAATAATCGATTTCAGTATCATTCTCAGTAAGCTCACGGATAACGACCGCGAGCAGATATTCAAATCGAATGCTCCCAGCGAGGAGCGAAAAGAAGGCATCTCCGCCGAGAAGCTGGACGAGTTCGTTAAACAAACGAGGTTTGTCCGTGGAATTGAGCATGCTATAGGATTTCTTTATCTCGGAATCGTGGATCTTGGATGGAATTTTGAGGAAGTGCTAGAAGCCGGCATTAAAAATGCAGAAGAGAAGCGGGGCTACGTCGTGGACAATGTCTCAGTGAATATCGAAATAACTCATTCAGAACCTAATTTCGAAGAACTGATTCAAAAATTACAGAGAGGAGAGGGACTAACCAGCGAAGAAATGCGGGCGCTAATCCGCTCAGGAGAGCTTGATATCGACATGGAAACGTTAGATCGGCTCTTTGAAAGAATGAGTGAAGATATTTCGGAAGATCTGGACGAGGGGGAAATTGAGCTGAATTTCGACCCCGAGTGATTACATTTCGATCTCTTCTTCAGGAACCGGTTGAAATTGAGAAATATCTTCCTCTAACATTTCCTCTACGAAATGTTCAATACCAGTCTTCCATTTACGGAGATGATAAGGTTGGGCGGCAGTATCGGAATTTCCCAACGAATCCTTATATAATGAGTATTTGTCTTCCAACTCTGTGAGTTTCTCACCAAGAGCTAGAGTGCTTAATTCAGAGGAATGGTGTTGCCGCACCTCGATATAGTGCCGGCTCTGCGCCGTATAATCCCCATCAAATTTGTAGATCTCACTCCAAGAGCCCAGTTCTCGACTGCAGATCTCGCATTCACACAAGGGTTCATTATTTTCATCTCCGAGATGTTCTGTTTCTTGGAAATTCAGGAATGTTTTAACGGGATTGAAGTAGTAGCGATTGGTCCCTCCCCCGCCACTCTTACCTTCATCTCCAGTCTTTTCCGCCTTCGATTCCTGATATGCAGGACCGAAGCCTGACCCACGGTTTCCTAGATATCCCAGTAGATGATCGAAATAGCTTCCGTACAATAGATGTGGGCGTATATTGGAATCTGATATTTCGTAGATCAACTTTGCAGTGTGTGCGTAATCCATCGGGTCCGTTTTCCGTTTCGTTAGTCCCTCCACCCAAACGAAGACTTCCCGAATATCACATCCCGAAATTAATTCGATCAGAGCACTCAGACGAGTCTCGTCGCTAAGAAAGTCTGGAGTGGTGAAGAAACAGGGCTTGACGGGATAATTTGAGTATTCCTGAGCCGTTTCAATTATCCATTCGTTGATTTCTAAATCACGGATTGAGGTAATCTTCACGTACCACGGAACGATAGCTCGAGGTCGAAGGTCGGCCTCTAAGTCCATGTATCTCCCCAGCTTAGCTTGCGCTGCATCCGCAACCATACTAAGCTGAAATTCACATTGGCTTTCAATGACCTCTCTAAGCTGCTCTTGAGAAAGATCACCTACGGTCAGATTACCCTTTTTTATTAAGATATCAGTCACCGGCTTTCCATAATACTCTGCCAAGGCCTGATCCCATTGACCTAGCTTACCCGGTTTGTCCCAGAACTCTCTCCCCACACGATACGCCGGTAACCGGGGATCGACGTAAAATTCCGTGCCGAAGTCTGTTTGAAGTCGTTCCAGAAGGCCAGCAATTTTCCGGGGACTGACGGCTACAAAATGCGCGGGAATCAGCAGTGAATCATGGTATTGAGCGGCTTTCTTGACCGCCTTTGTTTCGCCATTATGATTGTATCGTAGAGTGTTCTCGAACATCGTCAATAACTCGCTCCATTGCCCGTACTTGCGCGTGAGCGCTGGGATTGTTTCTTCTAGCTGTTGATAAACATTTCACACTGTCACCTACTGCTAGAAGCCCTATGGGGGTGTCCTCCAACCTTTCCAGTAAGTCGTTCGTGACTCTCTCTTCCCATACTGAGAGATACGAATAATCGACAAAGGATCGATTTCGGTCCGCTTGTTTGATCCCTCGCTTGAAATCCTTCGTTTTTAATTCGACTGCGAACACATCATCATCCCGAACGCCAAGCACATCAATTGGAATCGAAAATAGGAGTGGCTCGGTAACATGCTCTATATTTTTTTCTTGAAGGTACTCTCGTACGAATCCTAGTTGATACTTCTCGGGCCAATACATCTAATTATTCATAATATCTTCTTTAATCTCGGATTCGGTAGTGTAGTCCGGATATTGGCTGTAGATATACCTGAGCAGGTCTTCAAGCTCCATGTCAAGATATTCATCAACCACTTGCTCAAACTCTTCCTGAACTTCACTGTCTAAGGCTCGGTTTACGTCCTCTGCAATCGTTTCACCTCTTTCTGTCACAAGGAACCGCTTATTCGCATGGCTCCGGCTATCAGTAGACGTGCGAACTCGATCTGCATTATCTGCTTCTACTTCTTCAATAGCCCCCATATTAATGAGCAGTTCCAACTCATCATAGATTTGCTCAGAGAACGGGCCGTATTTGTATGGTTTAAATTCGATTTCGACATTCGCGTACAAATCCGTGAACTCTGTTTCCTCCTGAAGCAGGAACAGGAGTTTCTGGAGACGGGTGATTCCCTCAACCTCATCGGCATAGTGGAAGAGGAGAAAAGCCAGATCTGTTTCCTCGTTGATTTCGTCTATCTTTGGCATATTGAGCGGTTATTCTTGATTGGCAACGGACTGACTAAGATGTTACCTATGAGCCAGAACCTTTGATCTCCTGCTTCAGACTCGGTGCAAAGTTTGAGCATCTAACTCACCATCCAGATATTCCTCCCCAGACTCCGTGATCGCGTAGACACCATTACCGAGATTCTCCAAGAGACCATATTGGGTTAGGATTCTACATCGTTTGCCGACATACTTGCGGTGATATTGGAGGGATTCACCCAGTTCAGACATACGGTCAGCGATTTGTGCAGGCTGGTGGTTCCCATATTCACTCAGAAATTCTAAGATACGTTCGTCGGCGTAGACCATCCATTCCGCAGGTTTCCTCATTATATGCGTGTTGCCAGATACGTAATTAGATTCAGCGAACAGGACACTATAGTGTTCTAGTGGGAATCTATAAGTTCCCATAGTAGAGTCAGAAGGTACGGAAGCACTTCGCGAACCCGTCGCTCCCCGATGGGTTCCACTCGAAAGCAAAGCGAACCCCGCTGCTGGAGACAGCGGGTTCGCACGGGCTTCCGTGGGATTGGCACGAAAGCCATGTACGCACACACGACGCGGGGTATTCAAAGCCCCGTCCGACCGCTCGAATCGCGCCTGAAGAACCGTTCAGTTTCACTCCCCGGCTGTGGATTCGCCCTTTTACCGACACGTCCGTCGTCCGTCGATGATGGCGAGAAAAGTCGTGCGGATCGAAGACCGGATGGACAGGTGGCGGTTCACGTGCCCTCGCGGCCATCGGTCGTGGGAGCCGACGAATCACCATTTCTGGTGCCAGCAGTGCGCCCGCCTCGACGGCGTCGACGGCGTGTTCCACGAGCTGCGTGACCGGAAGAGTGGCGAGTGTTTCGAGCGCGAGCAAGTGCGCTTGCTCGTCGCGCGCGGGCCGTACGACCGCGACCTGGACGGGAGGAGCCAAGCGTGACGCTGGACGGGTCGAGTTCCTCGCGGAACGACCTCCAGCCGCTCATGCCGCAGGCAGCGATGGAGGACTGGTTGGACGTGCAATCCGACAGTTCCTCCCCGGGAACGGTGGGGTCGTACCGCCGTCGTGTCCGGCAGTTCGTCGAGTGGTGCGCCGAGGAGGGCATCATGAATCTGAACGACCTGCGGGGACAGGATATCAAGGCGTATCGGGACCACCGCCGGCCGCGGCTGAACGATACGTCGCTGAAGAACGAACTCCGGACGGTTCGGCAGTTCCTCCAGTTCGCGGTCGCTATGGAGGCGGTCGAACCGGCGCTCCCGGAGGCGATCTCGCAGGTCATTCCCTCGCTGACGAAGGGCGAGGAGTCGAGCGATACGATGATCGAACGGGAGCAGGTCCACGCGATTCTGGATTATCTCGACGATTACCACTACGCGAGTAGGGACCACGCGCTGTTCATCCTCTTGTGGGATACGGGCGCGCGGATCAGCGGGGTTCGCGCCCTCGACGTGGACGACTTCGACCCGGCGGAGCGGACGGTGACGTTCCGGAATCGACCGGAGTCGGATACGCGTCTGAAGAACGGCGCGTCGAGCGAGCGGATGAACGTCCTCAGCGAGCGGACGGTCGACGTGCTGAGTGATTACATCCGGAATAAGCGGAGTGCTAAGACGGACGATTACGGTCGTGAACCGCTGTTTACGACGAGATTCGGCCGCGCGTCGAAGCAGTGGGTTCGGAGGACGACGTATCGGCTGACTCAGCCGTGTTTCTATTCGGGGTGTCCACACGACGAGGACCCTGAGACGTGCCAGTACCGGGAGCACAGTCATCTGAGTAAGTGTCCGTCGAGTCTGAGTCCGCACCCGATTCGGACGGGTCGGATTACGGACCTCCGGAATCGGGGAGTTCGTATCTCCCACGTCGCGGGACGGGTCGACGCCATCCCGGAGACGATTCGGGTGTACTACGATAAGCCGGACCTTGGACAGAATCTCGACCGACGGAGCGGTGCGATTTCTGACACGGGACTATGAACGCGAAAATCGACAGCAGAGACGGCGATAGTGGAATGATTAGTCAAATTTCTGATGTGTTCAAGTCACGGCGGTCCCATTCGGTTTTCAAGGCCAATCACCACCCGATAGCGACCCCCTTAAGTCGAGGTGGTCGGCGTGAGTCGCGGCGCCCGTCACGTCGACCTGTCGGACCTGCCGACACCCTGCTGTGACTTCTGTGGCGGTCGCATCGAGGACGAGGGCCAAGAGTGCCCGGCGCTCGACGAGGGGGTGTGTCGCCCGTGACGCTCGTCTGCGAGTGTGGGTCACCGGCGCTCAAGATCGTCGACGCGACGTACCCCGAGGACGCCGACGGTCGACCGACCGGCACCGCCTTCGAACGCTACGAGTGTGAGACGTGTGGTCGGACGGGGGATTCTCCTTCGGCGGCGGCGTCGAACGGACAAGCGGCTGTGTCACCACTCGGGAGGCCCGGCTATGAGTACCGAGCGTGTCGGTGGCTACCCGGAAGTCGAGTTACCCGACGACTTCGGAGACTCGACGAGCTGGCAACGCGCCCGCGACGAGGAGACGCGCGTCAAGCCGCTCACCCGCGCGGAGTGGATGGTCCGCGTCGGCGACGGTGACCGGCATCGCGTCGTCTTCGGGACGCGGAGCGGCCAGCCCGTCGGAGAGTGCGACTGCAAGGGCTACACGCACCACGAGTGGTGCACCCACCTCGCCGCTGTCTTCCTCGCCTACTGTCGACAGGAGATCGTCGTCGCCGACCTCGAGGCTGATCCCGACGAGGAACTGGCGATGCTGTGGCGTCAGTACCGGCAGGAAGGTGAGGCATGAGCGGTCAGTCACTCTACGAGCGGGAGTGAGTACGGTAGGGGCGACCGTACCCAGTCCCGAACAGTGAGGAGTTGGGGATCGTGGTATGTCAGAGGCACCCCTTCCCCAGTCAGCCATCTATCTCCAGAGGCATGTACCCCCGCTGTTTCCCATGTAATCAGAGTAATAACAAGAATGACAGCGGTCGTCGACAGTTGTTGCTCACTCGTTCCGGACAGTGAGCAAGGGGGAGAGGCGTGATGGACTACCTCGCCATCATGGAGCGAGCCGACCGCGCCATCCACTCGGTCGCGCAGACCCACCTCACCGAGTTCGAGGGTACGGTCGACCTGTATCCCTCGGTCGGTGAGGGTGACGGGTCGCGCGCACACGCCCCCGA
This window encodes:
- a CDS encoding DUF7386 family protein — encoded protein: MGRDYIRLRSNREREKLLAEAKEVLDEDQDSKAIDAALRHLVESHGNLEEMKRDLTPDQAEALSTSELSLTMYPQVRR
- a CDS encoding type II toxin-antitoxin system antitoxin SocA domain-containing protein, whose translation is MPKIDEINEETDLAFLLFHYADEVEGITRLQKLLFLLQEETEFTDLYANVEIEFKPYKYGPFSEQIYDELELLINMGAIEEVEADNADRVRTSTDSRSHANKRFLVTERGETIAEDVNRALDSEVQEEFEQVVDEYLDMELEDLLRYIYSQYPDYTTESEIKEDIMNN
- a CDS encoding tyrosine-type recombinase/integrase; amino-acid sequence: MTLDGSSSSRNDLQPLMPQAAMEDWLDVQSDSSSPGTVGSYRRRVRQFVEWCAEEGIMNLNDLRGQDIKAYRDHRRPRLNDTSLKNELRTVRQFLQFAVAMEAVEPALPEAISQVIPSLTKGEESSDTMIEREQVHAILDYLDDYHYASRDHALFILLWDTGARISGVRALDVDDFDPAERTVTFRNRPESDTRLKNGASSERMNVLSERTVDVLSDYIRNKRSAKTDDYGREPLFTTRFGRASKQWVRRTTYRLTQPCFYSGCPHDEDPETCQYREHSHLSKCPSSLSPHPIRTGRITDLRNRGVRISHVAGRVDAIPETIRVYYDKPDLGQNLDRRSGAISDTGL